The stretch of DNA tcaatttataagaCGAAGAATattagattttataaatttctataaaaatttatatcttctCAACTTGTGAGGTACAATTTTTCTCAATAAGGAATTTAATGATAGGTCTTTTGTGTATTAATTATATGCTATATACCAATTTGTGACCTAGACATTTTCTTTTGGAGATGTCTATCCATATTTTATATGTTAGTCAAATTGCTCCGACAGATAGCGCCGCGTAATTTAAAAATGGAATAGGACAAGTTggtttattttcaaaattataagtttacaaaattaatttaatttaattttgaaaacaaaagtgaaaccattttataattaaaattataaatcaaattatctaaaaataaatgaaaatttgacAAGTTAAATCACTAGGTTTATCACAACCTAACTCACCTGACgcttcttcttttatttttttctttctggttGAAGGAAGGAGTATGCATTTATAGCTTTGATGGAAATGCCTATTATGTTTGTCTGAGGGGACCAAAGGTGATGAAATGtcacaaataaattatgagTATATATTTGGGCCCTAAACGGATATGTGGTGGCTACAAGGGGTCCACATAAATTTGCCCATAATTTTATGTTGAAGGCTGGGGTTGATTTAACGACCTAACacaatttgattattattattttttttttatcaaaaatatttagAGTAAGTGGACGGTGTTTTAGTATAAGAGAAGATTTTCGAGTTCATTTatcacttataaaataatttatttttatttaattgcaCTAATGTAAATGGAacctaattattttatttacacacttttttttttttaagttttcacATCTAAAGTGCTCATTCTTAAGAACATACATTGTATATTTAACTAAACAACTTTAGACCACCCAAAGGTATTCCCCTAACTCAAAGGGATTAATATGAAATCCAAGATCCGTTAGACACTTGAGAAAAGAGTTCAATTATTCATagttattaataaaatcaaaatcgaAATatgattcataaaaaataaaattaaaaataaccacaAATAAGCCACTCATTATCATTTCGAATTTTGGCTCCACTCAAGAGCTCTTCCAACATGAAAAATTGGAATCCTAGAACGAAGGAAcaatacaattattttaaataaaaaaaacatggaAAAGACTTAAAATTGCACAACCCTATCAAAGTGTAACTTGAAGATGAtgagtgaaaaataaaaacttgattGATCTCAAGTTTTTGAATGAATACAATGAAAGAGAACAACCTATTTATATGAGATTTAACTCACTAATCACCTAAATTAATTGTTTAACTAATTGACAAAATTATTGATCATtacagaaaaacaaaaaatataaaacatctaCAAAGCTTGTAGATATATTGTCACTAAAAACCATGATCTCTTGAGTTTTTCCTTAGTTTTCTAATCTGAGTTTGGGTAAaactttcttcttcttttcatcaATGGTGATGATCTTCAAGAAATAGAATTATTGATATATAGCATGATTTATTATATATGCATGCAATGTGGTCAAGACAACCTGAAATAATGTGTATTCCTTTTTTATGGAAACAACTAGTTTCTTTCACTACAAAAATTGGGAAGCCCTATGCAATTTTATGTAACAATATACTAAATAAACGAGTAATATGTACTACTTATTAAAGATAAAGTAAAAGAGATTGAAATATCTTGTTTAACCATATAATTTGCACATGGATTAGCCTTTATGTAGACGTGATAATGAGTAGGGCTCTAATAAGAAAGGATGGAAAGAGAGAATACTTCCTTCAAATAGAACGAAGGTTAggaattatattataaattctttggctcgtgcaaatttagaatcactattaaaaatgacatttttttggTCAAGCTATGAGCCAATCTAATTCAATGGGGAAGAGCTCAAAATTCATCAAGAAGTTCATTTATGGTCCATATATGGAACATTTATTTCAACCACGTAAGATACTTTTGAATAAAACAATTacttacatttaaaaaaaataaaaatattaaaaaattgttttaattatttttgaaaatacgtCTTCGTTAACAAGCATTTTATTATCTTTCCATAATAATAGTTcacttcaaaaaatttcaattaagataAAAATGAACACACAttttagaaaacaaaaacaaaaagtaaacAAGTCCTAATTTTCAATAGAAACATTTTtatgagtaaaaaaataaaaacatttttagaaaataaaagttTCACCAAATTACCAAAATATAGCTAAATTTagtttacaatattttaaaacaaacatGAAATACACCTTTTattaaaaccaaataaaacctttcaaaaaaataatataccaaataaaatagataaatgattccaaaaaaaagaatgtataattcaaaaaatattgtgtGACGAGTTGAATCTTTAACTAAATAAAGAATAGAAAAATGAAAGACAGACATACTTTTAACATCTTCTATTGGGTCTCTCAAAACACACGTACAAAATTTGTGATTTAAATGGTGTGATGAAAATGGAAGAGTTGGAGGGCCCATTTGAAGGCTACCCGAGGAACATACTCCCAATTTTGATCCTCATGTGAAACAACTTTAGTTTAGTGGCATCAAAATCCATTATCTAATCATTGCCTCCTCCACTAAACCCCAAAGCTTAAATTGGATTAGTGAAATTTAGTAGTAATGTTTTTGTTAGTTTGACTAAATTTAGGTGTAAATCATCACTTGATCGACAAAACATGCTCTCTCTTTCTCAAGTGAAAATAACAACCAACttcaagtaataattattttaagggTGATGCTAATAAGtgtcttaaaaaaaaagaaacttgtTAAGATATTAAAAGGttaaaattttgtattgaaaataacaatgtttagatttttaaagagttgaatatataaatttagagatAAAATTTCTTTCTTTAGTCTCTTTAGACATttgttaacatttttattattttaaagggGTTTAATTACTTTGATCAAAATTCTTGCTTTTAAGAAAGGATATGGGACGAAAATCAGGTAAAACtagtttaataaaatttaaacttcaaattaaatgatttttaaggAGACTTATAATTACATTATATATTAAGCTTGTATATAAgcaaaattattgttttgaattttgtaaGGGAAGAACATTTAGAGTAAACTTATGCTTCCATAGGTAAAAGGAAATATtctcttaataatttattaaaaaaaatgaaaaggaaatTCAGAGCAAATATTCTCATAACTTTGTTCTATAAAAAGGAGATATTATTTTGGCATAGGTCCGTTGGAGAGAGAAAGAGGTAAGAAAAGAATGGGAGAATTTGAAGAGTGGTGTTGTTGGGTTGGGGAGCAGAGTGGGAAAGCATCACGAAGCAGACAAATCCCCGTTAGAACGGAACAATGAAGAATTAGtgttcatttttcaattcatgtGTAACACACTTTTCCATTTAACATCAATTCTACTCATAAGCCCAAAATTCCACATTGGTTAGGGATTGTGCCTTGTGGCTTGTGGGGTGGCTCCATCATATCTCCTTAAATTGCAAATAGTGACAGATTccatacattttttattttatatttcttttttctaaattattttaaggAATATTGTTTCAGTGGTAGAATTAGCTTATTTTAACCATGTGGTCAAAGTATAGCAAAACATATTTTAGGAATCATCATCATTTTGCCTAATAACAAAAGAAAGGtcatcatttaaataatttttagttgttTTATGAGATATCCTCTTTGGTCTTTgaaaaagaacaataaaaaacatcagagttaataaaatgtagtaaaataaatttcctcatttattaaaaaaaaattgaatttctttGATATACAAAtggtaaaattataataattgataaaaaaaatattaattatttattgtgatAGAACACACATATATTGTaaacaactaaaaaaaaattaaaatatcaatagtttatatttatatttgattctgGTCGGATTTATCGAGTTGACatgatttgaatttaaaattatatctttattattaaaaaaaaaagttaatttaaaatatatgttaataattcaaatctaaaaaatttattttaaatttgtcttattttgatttaccgatttaacttaatgtcttaatttgattttttttttggttgggtTGACCTATAAGTATAGCCTATAACCATCGTTAacttcttcaacttctccttaattaattattactctTTAACAACAATGCTTTAATATCCCTCAAGCAAAAGTCCTTATAAATTTAAAGTTCAACCAATAGTCAAATCTTATTTACAAATCAACTAAAATATTTGAAACCAATGGATTCACTTAATAGCTTGATTGCATTGTCCCCCACCTAAATTCTTGCATATTCGATTCAGGTAGAGTACAACCACACAAATTCTAAAGTTTAAGATAAAACTCCTTCATGTATAAATGGAAAGTGTTaggaatgtttttttaaaaagattcaATTTTAGTATTTACTATATAATTCATATAAAGGCAGTTATTTTATGtggaatttatttttaaaattagaatctacgtttattttatcttataaaataaatattatttgacTGAGTGTTAGAATTAAAGTGATTGTTCTTAATACTTCTCTATATAATATAGATTCAAACCATACTACTAATATTTAATTCACAAATAGTTCAATAAAATTGATATCATCGTTGTGTTAAAtacttaatataatttatatcaattaaCATTAATCAATCATTttgatataataaattattaatagtaTCAATTATAAAaccattatttatattataacacTTGACCAATTTGacgaaaataataattgagttttatttattagtgGTCCATGGTTGATTGACTATTATTCCCTTTTTGTTAAGGTTAGGTAGCAAttgaaataaactaaaaataattttaaagttaaGCATTATTTTTTAGGATTTGAGTATAGTAAACAAAGATAATATAATCTAACCAAAAATCAATAACATTCCAACATAGGTTGCTCAATTTATAAGAATACAACTCAAATTTCATAGAAGTTTAAGTTCAAATTTTACTATCAACATAAGAATCTCGCTGGGGAATAATATGTAAGTATTTATATAACCATCCTCTAAATCTTGAAATTTTTAGAGTTAATTTTCTTGTGAGGATGATCtcatttttaactaattttcatgtttttattgatattccaacatatattcaaaatattattattaatgaaatgttataagtattttttgtctaacaaaatattgaaatttttcttaattatcaTGAATCTCTAACATTCAACTCACCTAAATTTAATGTGGTGAATTTTTTTCTCAATCTAGGTATATTGGGGACAACGGTGTTTGAAAGAATCTATGACTGTTttgtgaaattttaatttagtgTTATTCTCTAGTTATTATTAGAgaataattgtgtttttatttttttttttattttagagtttctgcattatatttttgtattgagATTGTGTTTCTTTAATTTCTctatgtttgtttgttttttttcaattgCAATGTTGTTTGcctttagaaaaaaattatttggtttCTTAAGTTTATTGCAATTTAGATGTAACCACACTATATTAATTATCAAGGATAATATCTTCAATAATGTCATTGTCTAAATTAGTTTTATCATTATcgtcaaaaaaaattgaaaagtatttttatatCATGAATAACATTGCAGTTTgagtttattttctttaatctttAGTCATGTTATTTTAGACATCTTTCTCGTGAATAAACTTCTcgcggaaaaaaaaaaacatctattAAATATGAAGATTCATTATCTCTCAATTTTTAccaattttatattgattagaATGATAGATTTTCTCAATTACAGATGTGTCATATACATAAACATTTGAATcataatcaataaataaaagattaataaTACAATTACTTTGATTATCTTCTTTTGCCACTAGTACAACCTCAATAGCATTATGAATCATCTTTGTTGTCTTCTCTTTGATTATataaatctaatttaatttgtgATTCATATCTTTACGAATTGTCTACATCTATATTTTTTGACCACATCAACAATATTATAACAAATACTGCAAAACGACGGTAATTTCTAAAACTCTATGTCCACATAACAATCAAATAACTACACATATGATTTTCTACTACAAAgaattacaaatattattttagatccCAATATTCTTTGAGACAAAGTTATATTcaaatatcattataaattattatgaacATTTATCTTTAATCTTCAATACAGTATCTAACATATTTTTGCTGACATCAAAACAGTTAACCCTATACTAAACATATGTCTTTATTCCTTTCATTAAAGTGTAACCTTAGCCTTTACCATTGAATCAAACTTTTTGATGCCTATAAAAACAGAGTACCTTTCCTTTACTTCACTTCTTACTTACCAACAACAAAATCtcactcacacacacacacacactgcTTTTTATCTCCAAAATCTCTGCGTCATCACTCACATCACCACTAACCACACacccatttttttaaataaaaaaaaaaaaactcaatttttttttcttcccaaaTCCAAAGCCACAAAAGCAGCACAAAATTACTCCACCATCTATACCCTTTGTTGCTTGAATTAAATCTTTCTGCTTCTTTACTTAGCTTTTTGACTATACacacattatttataatattaaaaagaagaaTCCTCCACGTTGATTAATATATCTAAACTATTGAACAAGTACAGTAACAAAAAGGGTCTTTTATAATTCTTATATAATTCCACATTTCCACTACTTGTATTCTATATAATATAGTTCAGTTTCCTTCAGAAGATAGAAAAAAACTCATAGAgtctattttctttttcctgcttttgCGGCTTCTAGCCGTCTTTGCCGTTTAGCTTCTGCTTTTTTCTGTGCCAATATTAAAGCGGTGGCTTTTATTACTACTCTTCAAAACTGTCACAAAagaaactaataataataaccaaagTGTTGCAGTTTCTGAACCTATATCTGCAAAATCTAATTGCATTTAAAGCTTTCTTATATGCAAATTCTATTATAGAGAGAAAGAATTCTTTAGCCATTATTAACCTATATCTTTCTCTCTGACACTAGCTTCTTTTTCTCAACTTAAGACATTCAATTACTCAAcctgttttgtttttcttcttaaagggtttttttggttttggttttttaaCAACACTTTTGGAGAAAGAGACTTCACTATTACACAAAGGTTAGTTGAAAGTGATTTGCATTGGATTGTTTTTTTCCTCTCATTTGGTTTGTTCAACATGTAATTTCGTTGGTGCCCATTTCTTTTTTTGGTTTGGATTTTGTTTGTTTCAGTTAAAGTTTGAATCTTTTTCAGTTTTTTGGATCTgggttgttttttttttctcttggtAGTGATTGAtcatatgttttgtttttttgtttttgtcttgttttgtgttttttttcatGTTTCAGATCCATCACGTTTTTAAGACacagattttattttttgagaaaaaagaaagaaagacaaTGTTGCCTCAGAAACAAGGAGAGGAAGCAATTGTTAGCAGCTTCAATGAAACagatcaacaagaaggaattggaagagaagaagaagcaaaGGAACAACAAGATCAATCTGGTTTCAGTGTCAAAAATTTTCTTTGGCATGGTGGTTCTGTTTGGGATGCATGGTTCAGTTGTGCTTCAAATCAAGtacaaaatcacttcacaaaaaaatcacttttttattaAGTTCATATTGATTAATTCatagttgttgtttttttttggtAGGTAGCTCAAGTGTTGTTGACACTTCCATATTCATTCTCTCAACTTGGAATGCTATCAGGGATTTTGCTTCAAGTTTTCTATGGAATACTTGGAAGTTGGACTGCTTATCTTATCAGTGTTCTCTATGTTGAGTACCGTActagaaaagaaaaggaaaatgtCAATTTCAAGAACCATGTCATTCAGGTGTGTTTTTATCTATGTCTTTCTATTCTTTCTGCTTTTCACCACCACTTGTTTCTATTCCCTTTCTAAATAACATTATTCACATCATCTTTGATTTTAcagtcaaataaataaaatttaggcaCGTTGTTGTGATTTTGCAAAAGTTATAGACTCTGTTGTTTTTACAAAATGAACCAATgtgatttagttaattttacCTTAAAACTTAACAAGTACTTGAAAACAAGAGTTTAAACATAGTTGCTTTAGAGTGTTTGATATTGTGAAGAATCATAGTGAGATACAACTAATATGGAATTGATTATAGTAGCAAATAAACACAATCAACTTCAATGAGTCATAAAAAATCTTGATGTTGATTTGAAGTTTCATTGGTgtgtttaatattattaagaatTGCACTCAAATGCAACTCATATGGCGTAACTTGAAGATTTGAATACATAAAAAATGTTGATGTTGATttgaattattttcataaaaaaagggTGAATAGAAGTTTATACTAAATGAAAATTTGACTGAATTTGAAACTTATCGGAATGGATTTTCAGTGGTTTGAAGTGCTTGATGGATTGTTGGGTCCATATTGGAAAGCACTTGGACTAGCTTTCAATTGTACTTTCCTTCTCTTTGGATCTGTGATTCAGCTTATAGCTTGTGCAaggtaacattttttttttttttataattaatttatgctCGAAATTTGTCAACACTAGAAATTGGACttttatctaattatttattataacaaattttaaattttgttgattaAAACAGCAATATCTATTACATAAATGACAACTTGGATAAAAGAACTTGGACTTATATATTTGGAGCATGTTGTGCTACAACTGTGTTCATACCTTCTTTTCACAATTACCGAATTTGGTCTTTTCTTGGACTTGGAATGACAACTTACACTGCTTGGTATCTCACTATTGCAGCCATTGTTCATGGCCAggtaaatcaataattaaatttttttttattaaaaaaatttattttaaatatttaatcattATTGAATATTTACATGTGATTTTGTCTATGAAAAATTTTAAAGGATATAATTTAAATCTCATATGAAACAAATGTATAATGAttaatagtaattttattttgtggatttaaaaaaaattatatatatatatatatactaagtAAGATATGATTTTGGAAATAATGTTGCAGGCAGAAAATGTGACACATAGTGGTCCAAAAAAGCTAGTGTTGTACTTCACAGGAGCAACCAATATACTATACACATTTGGTGGACATGCAGTTACTGTGTAAGTTAAAAACTTAGAATACCCTTTTTCATATTAATGATATCCATTATTCTCTTcttctatttctatttcacTTGATTCTTTTTCCTAGCTTCTCTTAGCAGCTTTTGCCGGTTACATCTTTTTTCGAGATCATAGGAAAAATCATGCAacatcttttgttttttttgagGAAATAATAATTCACATACTTGCTAGGAAGAAAAATCAAAGGAAGATAAACTATATtggataataaaatttatgtgaagTCTACTCCCTCTAGGAtttcttttcactttttttctgtaaaatttaatatgcattaataattttattttacttacaattgattttttttttaatttttattagtttttattatatcaatataattacgagaatgatttattaaaataaaaaatattttagataaatttattactccaataatttttttattatccaTGAATTTTGCATAGGGAGAAGGAGTATAATGTAAATGCATCACTAAGTTCAAAAAATCATTATAGCTTCCAAGCTAGATGTCATCATAAGGTCATAACGTTTGTCATAATAGCATTTGTTCTTTTCTAATCACCGTAAGACAATAGTGTccaatttaatcaatttaattaatgacacatGCTGTCAggttattgtattttttttagttcatcATAATTAATTAGCTCCTCAATATTAATTGTTGACTTAAGAAATACCAACAAAGATTTAGACAAGGTTCTTggtttaaatctaaaaaattaacataattttattaatatatttctcTGTCtccaaaataaataagtcatttatttattaaaaaaatatattaataaagagaaaatatcatttttattaaattatttttgataaatattaatgaaTTATAATATCGTAAATGtacaataaaaatgaattaaaaattttataaataatattaattgaaaaatatatattaaaaattaaaataattatttattttaaaataaatatttttataaattgatcaattatttcaaaacaGAAGTAGTATTATATTAACATTTGCAAAAATAACTCTTATTGAGTATACTACTTAGGTCCCTCACAAGCTTAGTAGTACACACAAGTCAGTGTCACAACAAACCAAGTAAATCACCAGCAATattattttgctaaaatataaaataattaaatagtaatGTCTCCTTAGAATGGTTTTTACCTTTTCACTTTCTTTGTCTTTTTTACCTAATCTaatctctttattattaaaaaataagatatgatGTTTGGTTGGCTCCCACTATATTGTACTACTAGTCCCTTTTGTGTGTagattgtaaaaataataatgtatagtAAAAACAAAGTGGTAATGGTGCCAAGAGAGTAAAGAAAAGTGAGTTATAATATCTTTAGCTGGTTATAGAAATTTCCAAAGTCacaaccaattaaaaataaaaaaataaaatgtttgcATTGGATTGCAGTGAGATTATGCACGCCATGTGGAAGCCACAGAAATTCAAGTACATATACTTGCTGGCAACTTTGTACGTTTTCACGTTAACGATTCCTTCTGCTTCTGCCGTTTATTGGGCCTTTGGTGATGAACTTCTTAACCATTCCAATGCTTTCTCTCTCCTCCCAAAAAACGGATTCCGTGACGCCGCCGTTATCCTTATGCTTATTCACcaggtaatttttgttttaatttttttttactctgttaatcaattataattatttgatatttactTAAATCACTTCAAAAGATATATGTTATATCACTTGTCATGTAAAAAACTTGCAATAAATGTTCCTTAAACTAtaacaaaatcttttttatatatagtattAAGATTATGTGGATTATATTCGAACTCATTAAACCTTctttgaaaatcaattttttttactctgttaatcaattataattatctCATTAACACCTATTGTCATGTTAGTGAACTAAGATTATCtacttttgaaataaattgaaGAGTATTAGAATTTcacaaaacataaaaataaaaaataaaattcatttccCTGTCAAAAAAGAGAACTACTGCCAAATAGTTTCCCACCTTTTATTAGactaataaaaacttaatttaattggtaaactatattattattttcatatcaATTTATCTTTCATATTAATATGTATTGTGaaaagatataattaattaatactttttttttaatatagataTGGTCACCAAAATAACTCATAAAAAACTAGACTAGTAAAGTGGTAAATAAAACCAAATTTATGCAACAAAAGCACCACGATAAATGCATTGGTTTACCTTGATGATGCcttttgttaaattataaaaaaaaatgttacaatatatgaactaaaattaaaaataaaggattCTAATTTTTTTCCCATAATAAATTGGTGCAGTTCATCACATTTGGATTTGCTTGTACTCCATTGTACTTTGTATGGGAGAAGGTAATTGGAATGCATGACACAAAAAGCATTTGTTTAAGGGCACTAGCAAGGTTACCAGTGGTGATACCTATATGGTTTTTGGCCAtaatttttcctttctttggaCCAATTAACTCTGCTGTTGGAGCTCTTCTTGTTAGCTTCACTGTCTACATCATTCCTTCCGCCGCTCATATGCTCACTTACCGAAAAGCCTCTGCGAGACAGGTAAATCTTtcgatgtttttaaaaaaatttagcgTCTGTTtggtttgtgaaaatattttctattttctattttcatttttcattgtaaataaaatatgcCACTTGTTTTACTATGTTTcctgtttttgaaaatttatgtggaAAGTACgaaatcaaaattacaattaaaagtttataatAAAGATT from Cicer arietinum cultivar CDC Frontier isolate Library 1 chromosome 3, Cicar.CDCFrontier_v2.0, whole genome shotgun sequence encodes:
- the LOC101505743 gene encoding auxin transporter-like protein 2 yields the protein MLPQKQGEEAIVSSFNETDQQEGIGREEEAKEQQDQSGFSVKNFLWHGGSVWDAWFSCASNQVAQVLLTLPYSFSQLGMLSGILLQVFYGILGSWTAYLISVLYVEYRTRKEKENVNFKNHVIQWFEVLDGLLGPYWKALGLAFNCTFLLFGSVIQLIACASNIYYINDNLDKRTWTYIFGACCATTVFIPSFHNYRIWSFLGLGMTTYTAWYLTIAAIVHGQAENVTHSGPKKLVLYFTGATNILYTFGGHAVTVEIMHAMWKPQKFKYIYLLATLYVFTLTIPSASAVYWAFGDELLNHSNAFSLLPKNGFRDAAVILMLIHQFITFGFACTPLYFVWEKVIGMHDTKSICLRALARLPVVIPIWFLAIIFPFFGPINSAVGALLVSFTVYIIPSAAHMLTYRKASARQNAAEKPPFFMPSWTAMYILNAFIVVWVFVVGFGFGGWASMTNFIRQIDTFGLFAKCYQCKPPIPPSMVGAPPPHALHH